One stretch of Diorhabda carinulata isolate Delta chromosome 5, icDioCari1.1, whole genome shotgun sequence DNA includes these proteins:
- the LOC130894021 gene encoding protein BUD31 homolog — protein MPKVRRSKKPPPEGWELIEPTLDELEQKMREAETESHEGKRKNESLWPIFKIHHQKSRYIFDLFYRRKAISRELYEYCLMENIADKNLIAKWKKQGYESLCCLRCIQTRDTNFGTNCICRVPKSKLEEGRIVECVHCGCRGCSG, from the exons atgccCAAAGTTCGAAGAAGCAAAAAGCCTCCACCTGAAGGTTGGGAACTTATAGAACCGACTTTAGAtgaattagaacaaaaaatgagagaag CTGAAACAGAATCTCACGAAGGAAAACGAAAAAACGAATCATTATGGCCAATTTTCAagattcatcaccaaaaatcaagatatatattcgatttattttatAGACGGAAAGCTATTAGTAGagaattatatgaatattgtttaatggagaatatagcagataaaaatttaatagcTAAATGGAAGAAGCAAGGATATGAAAGTCTATGCTGTCTAAGATGCATCCAAACAAGAGATACCAATTTTGGAACAAATTGTATTTGTCGTGTTCCCAAATCTAAATTGGAAGAAGGTAGAATTGTAGAATGCGTTCATTGCGGTTGTAGAGGTTGTTCAGGATAG
- the LOC130894020 gene encoding protein misato isoform X2 → MGSEILTLQLGHYSNFVGAHLWNIQELSFQYGSDNPSEINHDVLYREGITNKREVTFTPRLLLVDLQNSLGSLPEQGDLYEPIPDCSKENVIWEENSIEVQAGPSKIKNKFKRDLEDPIQSTNVLTKNYNLEETVNVWSDFLYARFHPRTVEVVKQYQHCNENTPFDVFPLGNAVWKTRQFTEDFTDKIRNYIEECDNFQGFHFLTDCTNAFSGMTSSCLEYIRDEYDRKSVLVFPVLPSSYPNINDQIEKSQSILNDSVRVINLALSFNQFNMYSSMFVPLSVGSKGWRQPGPERKFNNLKYNHTLPYHSSAILAAALDTITLKHRVKNSSFTLRDLIADLTINERKASAASIQIPFHIEENSDLLECLDNWNGPLYQSITPSCNLGIRRLMQHITLRGIKEEKLKKPMEKVGKQIELPAYRCNTIEEMLSLYLSYTTEATANNVTVVHSPLSVKTPFPKFFNNNGSNQQENFQSIPLLAGIHNGSEIGDMLESLHTEARKIKIAKFNQFSSGGIDKDDYEECLDNLFTLRENYEDNYLL, encoded by the exons ATGGGAAGCGAGATTCTAACTTTACAATTAGGTCACTATTCAAACTTCGTAGGAGCACATTTGTggaatattcaggaattaagtTTTCAATACGGTTCGGATAATCCATCAGAAATTAACCACGATGTATTATATCGCGAAGGGATTACGAACAAG CGAGAAGTCACGTTCACTCCTAGATTGCTATTGGTGGATTTACAAAACAGTTTAGGATCATTACCTGAACAAGGGGACTTGTATGAACCAATACCTGATTGTTctaaagaaaatgttatttggGAAGAAAATTCGATTGAAGTTCAAGCGGGACCgagtaaaattaaaaacaaatttaaacgCGATTTGGAAGATCCCATACAATCCACTAATGTTTTGACTAAAAACTATAATTTAGAAGAAACTGTTAATGTATGGTCAGATTTCCTGTATGCCAGATTTCATCCTAGGACTGTTGAAGTCGTGAAACAATATCAACACTGCAATGAAAATACACCTTTTGATGTATTTCCACTTGGCAATGCCGTTTGGAAAACTCGTCAATTCACAGAAGACTTCACAGATAAAATCAGAAATTACATAGAGGAATGTGATAATTTCCAA ggTTTCCATTTTCTTACAGATTGTACCAATGCTTTCTCTGGCATGACCTCATCTTGCTTAGAGTATATCAGAGACGAATATGACAGAAAATCAGTTTTAGTTTTTCCAGTTTTACCATCAAGTTATCCAAATATAAATGATCaaatagaaaaatcacaatcaatattaaatgaTTCAGTTAGAGTAATTAATTTAGCTTTgagttttaatcaatttaatatgtACTCTTCAATGTTTGTGCCTTTGAGTGTTGGTAGTAAGGGCTGGAGACAACCAGGACCTGAACGGAAATTCAACAATTTGAAGTATAAT catACACTACCATATCATTCTAGTGCAATTCTAGCAGCTGCTTTGGATACTATAACATTGAAACATAGAgtaaaaaattcatcatttacTTTAAGAGACCTTATTGCAGATCTGACTATAAACGAAAGGAAAGCAAGTGCAGCTAGTATACAAATTCCGTTCCACATTGAAGAAAATAGTGACCTTCTCGAATGTTTGGATAACTGGAACGGACCTTTGTACCAAAGTATTACACCTAGTTGTAACTTGG gtATTCGTCGTTTGATGCAACATATAACATTAAGAGGTATAAAAgaggaaaaattgaagaaaccaATGGAAAAAGTTGGTAAACAAATAGAATTACCAGCATATAGATGTAATACGATAGAAGAAAtgttatctttatatttatcttACACAACAGAAGCTACTGCCAATAATGTAACGGTTGTGCACAGTCCTCTAAGTGTTAAAACACCGtttcctaaattttttaataataatggtAGCAACCAGCAAGAAAATTTTC AGAGTATACCACTTCTTGCGGGGATACATAACGGATCTGAAATTGGGGATATGTTGGAATCTTTACATACCGAAGcgagaaaaatcaaaatagcgAAATTTAATCAGTTTTCGAGCGGTGGAATTGATAAAGATGATTATGAAGAGTGTTTggataatttatttactttaagagaaaattacgaagataattatttattataa
- the LOC130894020 gene encoding protein misato isoform X1 translates to MGSEILTLQLGHYSNFVGAHLWNIQELSFQYGSDNPSEINHDVLYREGITNKREVTFTPRLLLVDLQNSLGSLPEQGDLYEPIPDCSKENVIWEENSIEVQAGPSKIKNKFKRDLEDPIQSTNVLTKNYNLEETVNVWSDFLYARFHPRTVEVVKQYQHCNENTPFDVFPLGNAVWKTRQFTEDFTDKIRNYIEECDNFQGFHFLTDCTNAFSGMTSSCLEYIRDEYDRKSVLVFPVLPSSYPNINDQIEKSQSILNDSVRVINLALSFNQFNMYSSMFVPLSVGSKGWRQPGPERKFNNLKYNHTLPYHSSAILAAALDTITLKHRVKNSSFTLRDLIADLTINERKASAASIQIPFHIEENSDLLECLDNWNGPLYQSITPSCNLGIRRLMQHITLRGIKEEKLKKPMEKVGKQIELPAYRCNTIEEMLSLYLSYTTEATANNVTVVHSPLSVKTPFPKFFNNNGSNQQENFPIESIPLLAGIHNGSEIGDMLESLHTEARKIKIAKFNQFSSGGIDKDDYEECLDNLFTLRENYEDNYLL, encoded by the exons ATGGGAAGCGAGATTCTAACTTTACAATTAGGTCACTATTCAAACTTCGTAGGAGCACATTTGTggaatattcaggaattaagtTTTCAATACGGTTCGGATAATCCATCAGAAATTAACCACGATGTATTATATCGCGAAGGGATTACGAACAAG CGAGAAGTCACGTTCACTCCTAGATTGCTATTGGTGGATTTACAAAACAGTTTAGGATCATTACCTGAACAAGGGGACTTGTATGAACCAATACCTGATTGTTctaaagaaaatgttatttggGAAGAAAATTCGATTGAAGTTCAAGCGGGACCgagtaaaattaaaaacaaatttaaacgCGATTTGGAAGATCCCATACAATCCACTAATGTTTTGACTAAAAACTATAATTTAGAAGAAACTGTTAATGTATGGTCAGATTTCCTGTATGCCAGATTTCATCCTAGGACTGTTGAAGTCGTGAAACAATATCAACACTGCAATGAAAATACACCTTTTGATGTATTTCCACTTGGCAATGCCGTTTGGAAAACTCGTCAATTCACAGAAGACTTCACAGATAAAATCAGAAATTACATAGAGGAATGTGATAATTTCCAA ggTTTCCATTTTCTTACAGATTGTACCAATGCTTTCTCTGGCATGACCTCATCTTGCTTAGAGTATATCAGAGACGAATATGACAGAAAATCAGTTTTAGTTTTTCCAGTTTTACCATCAAGTTATCCAAATATAAATGATCaaatagaaaaatcacaatcaatattaaatgaTTCAGTTAGAGTAATTAATTTAGCTTTgagttttaatcaatttaatatgtACTCTTCAATGTTTGTGCCTTTGAGTGTTGGTAGTAAGGGCTGGAGACAACCAGGACCTGAACGGAAATTCAACAATTTGAAGTATAAT catACACTACCATATCATTCTAGTGCAATTCTAGCAGCTGCTTTGGATACTATAACATTGAAACATAGAgtaaaaaattcatcatttacTTTAAGAGACCTTATTGCAGATCTGACTATAAACGAAAGGAAAGCAAGTGCAGCTAGTATACAAATTCCGTTCCACATTGAAGAAAATAGTGACCTTCTCGAATGTTTGGATAACTGGAACGGACCTTTGTACCAAAGTATTACACCTAGTTGTAACTTGG gtATTCGTCGTTTGATGCAACATATAACATTAAGAGGTATAAAAgaggaaaaattgaagaaaccaATGGAAAAAGTTGGTAAACAAATAGAATTACCAGCATATAGATGTAATACGATAGAAGAAAtgttatctttatatttatcttACACAACAGAAGCTACTGCCAATAATGTAACGGTTGTGCACAGTCCTCTAAGTGTTAAAACACCGtttcctaaattttttaataataatggtAGCAACCAGCAAGAAAATTTTC caATAGAGAGTATACCACTTCTTGCGGGGATACATAACGGATCTGAAATTGGGGATATGTTGGAATCTTTACATACCGAAGcgagaaaaatcaaaatagcgAAATTTAATCAGTTTTCGAGCGGTGGAATTGATAAAGATGATTATGAAGAGTGTTTggataatttatttactttaagagaaaattacgaagataattatttattataa